From the Solanum stenotomum isolate F172 chromosome 4, ASM1918654v1, whole genome shotgun sequence genome, one window contains:
- the LOC125862207 gene encoding peroxidase 46 encodes MEKLKLQIYLIQTLCLHKKIYKFSLLIFLCSLIFFSKTSCSTLSFNFYGLSCPSAELMVKNTVRSASSMDPTIPGKLLRLLFHDCFVEGCDASILLEGNGTERSDPANKSLGGFSVIENAKRVLEIFCPFTVSCADIVALAARDAVEFAGGPNVQIPTGRRDGRISLTTNVRPNIVDTSFTMDQMINIFTIKGLSLDDLVILSGAHTIGSAHCNAFSGRFRVDTNGNFTLIDPSLDKAYATELTKQCPAGSATSTITVKNDPQTPQLFDNQYFKDLIEHKGLFQSDSVLFNDVRTKERVMEFANDQDGFFRSWSQSFVRLSVLGVKSGEDGEVRTSCSVIN; translated from the exons atggagAAACTCAAActacaaatatatttaatcCAAACACTATgtttacacaaaaaaatatacaaattttcgttacttattttcttgtgttcgttaatatttttttcgaaAACATCATGTTCAActctttcatttaatttttatggATTATCTTGTCCCTCAGCTGAATTAATGGTGAAAAATACAGTGAGATCAGCTTCTTCTATGGATCCAACTATACCTGGGAAACTTCTTCGTCTTCTTTTTCATGATTGCTTTGTTGAG ggttGTGATGCATCTATATTATTAGAAGGAAATGGAACAGAAAGAAGTGATCCAGCAAACAAATCACTTGGAGGATTTTCAGTAATAGAAAATGCCAAAAgagttttggaaatattttgCCCTTTTACTGTTTCTTGTGCTGATATTGTTGCTTTGGCTGCTAGAGATGCTGTTGAATTT GCAGGAGGGCCAAATGTTCAAATTCCAACAGGAAGAAGAGATGGAAGAATTAGTTTAACAACAAATGTGAGACCAAATATAGTGGACACAAGTTTCACAATGGATCAaatgattaatatttttactataaaggGACTTTCTTTAGATGATCTTGTTATCCTATCAG GTGCACACACAATAGGATCAGCACATTGCAATGCATTTAGTGGTCGTTTTAGAGTGGACACAAATGGCAATTTCACTCTAATTGACCCTTCATTAGACAAAGCATATGCAACAGAGTTAACAAAACAATGTCCAGCAGGGTCAGCAACTTCAACAATTACAGTAAAAAATGATCCTCAAACACCTCAACTCTTTGACAATCAATATTTCAAAGATTTAATAGAACATAAGGGGCTTTTTCAATCTGATTCTGTTTTATTTAACGACGTACGAACAAAGGAAAGAGTCATGGAGTTTGCGAATGATCAAGACGGATTTTTTAGGAGTTGGAGTCAATCTTTTGTGCGACTTTCTGTGCTTGGAGTGAAGTCTGGAGAGGATGGAGAGGTTAGAACTTCTTGTTCGGTTATAAATTAA
- the LOC125861944 gene encoding probable protein phosphatase 2C 59: MGYLNSVLSSSSNQVHADDAPVSGGGLSQNGKFSYGYASSPGKRSSMEDFYETRIDGVDGEVVGLFGVFDGHGGARAAEYVKHNLFSNLIRHPKFISDTKSAIADAYNHTDSEFLKSENNQHKDAGSTASTAILVGDRLLVANVGDSRAVICRGGTAIAVSRDHKPDQTDERQRIEDAGGFVMWAGTWRVGGVLAVSRAFGDRLLKQYVVADPEIQEEKVDGSLEFLILASDGLWDVVTNEEAVSMVKPIQDPEDAAKRLMQEAYQRGSADNITIVVVRFLGNQEGSSRGASA, from the exons ATGGGTTATTTGAATTCGGTGCTGTCATCTTCTTCTAATCAAGTTCATGCTGATGATGCGCCCGTTAGTGGCGGTGGATTAAG TCAAAATGGGAAGTTTAGCTATGGATATGCTAGCTCCCCGGGAAAAAGGTCCTCCATGGAGGATTTCTATGAGACAAGAATTGATGGCGTTGATGGAGAGGTAGTTGGTCTCTTTGGAGTTTTTGATG GTCATGGAGGTGCTAGGGCTGCAGAATATGTGAAACACAACCTTTTCAGTAACCTGATTAGGCATCCAAAATTTATCTCTGACACCAAATCTGCCATAG CTGATGCGTACAACCATACAGACTCTGAGTTTCTGAAATCAGAAAACAATCAGCACAAAGATGCTGGATCAACTGCTTCTACTGCCATACTTGTGGGCGATCGTCTACTTGTTGCAAATGTGGGCGATTCTAGAGCTGTTATATGCAGGGGTGGCACAG CTATTGCTGTTTCTCGAGACCACAAGCCTGACCAAACAGATGAGCGACAGCGCATTGAAGATGCTGGAGGTTTTGTGATGTGGGCAG GTACCTGGAGAGTTGGAGGTGTACTTGCTGTTTCTCGTGCTTTTGGCGATAGACTTTTAAAGCAGTACGTTGTCGCTGATCCAGAAATACAG GAGGAAAAGGTTGATGGCTCTCTTGAATTTCTCATCCTTGCAAGTGATGGACTCTGGGATGTTGTGACGAATGAG GAGGCTGTCTCGATGGTTAAGCCGATCCAAGATCCTGAAGATGCAGCTAAGAGGCTGATGCAGGAAGCATATCAAAGAGGCAGTGCAGATAACATCACCATAGTGGTTGTCCGTTTTCTCGGTAACCAAGAGGGTTCCTCACGTGGTGCCTCGGCTTAA
- the LOC125861943 gene encoding pentatricopeptide repeat-containing protein At5g66520-like, with the protein MQATITSVLQVIPTPQSPLSHQTSNNTLRGLESCSSMSQLKQFHAQIIKHGLSYDNDAMGRVIKFCAISELGDLNYALQVFDKLPEPDPFIYNTVIRGLLKSQMLRDSLPFYLCMLERSVWPNSFTFPPLIRVCCIDNAVEEGKQIHGHVVKFGFGFDRFSQNNLIHMYVNFRCLEEAKRVFDNMCERDDVSWTTLISGYAQLGYLDEAFQVFDSITKKSSVIWNAMISAYVQGNRFQEAFALFERMGSEGVVVDKFLAASMLSACTQLGALKQGEWIVEHVKKSGIDLDSKLGATIIDMYCKCGCLDKAIEFFKGLPRKGISSWNCMIGGLAMHGKGEAAIEVLKEMESERVAPDYITFVNLLSACAHSGLVEEGKHYFRYMKEVYGIEPGMEHYGCLVDLLGRAGLLVEARRVINEMPMSPDVGVLGALLGACRIHKNIELGEKIGKQVIELEPQNSGRYVLLANLYAYAGRWEDVARIRKLMNDRGVKKVPGFSIVELEGVVNEFIAGGRTHPQAKEIYAKVNEMLDRIKSAGYFPDSDGMQHDIDEEETENPLNYHSEKLAIAFGLLKSKPGEILRITKNLRVCKDCHQASKFISKVYDREIIVRDRNRFHHFKGGECSCKDYW; encoded by the coding sequence ATGCAAGCAACTATTACCTCTGTTCTTCAAGTTATTCCTACTCCACAATCTCCATTGTCACACCAAACTAGCAACAATACCTTAAGGGGCTTAGAATCATGTTCATCAATGTCGCAACTCAAGCAATTCCATGCCCAAATTATCAAGCATGGCCTCTCCTATGACAATGACGCAATGGGTCGAGTTATTAAGTTCTGTGCAATATCCGAATTGGGCGATTTGAATTATGCACTCCAAGTGTTTGATAAATTGCCTGAACCAGACCCTTTTATATATAATACTGTTATTAGGGGTTTATTGAAATCTCAAATGCTGAGAGATTCTTTGCCTTTTTACTTGTGTATGTTGGAACGTTCGGTTTGGCCTAATAGTTTCACTTTTCCTCCTCTTATTAGAGTTTGTTGTATAGACAATGCTGTGGAAGAAGGTAAACAGATTCATGGTCATGTGGTGAAATTTGGGTTCGGGTTTGATCGGTTTTCGCAGAATAATTTGATTCATATGTATGTGAATTTTCGTTGTTTGGAGGAAGCGAAGAGGGTGTTTGATAATATGTGTGAGAGAGATGATGTTTCTTGGACTACATTGATTAGTGGTTATGCTCAATTGGGGTATCTTGATGAAGCTTTTCAAGTGTTTGATTCGATTACGAAGAAAAGTTCTGTTATTTGGAATGCTATGATATCAGCTTATGTGCAGGGTAACCGGTTTCAGGAGGCGTTTGCTTTGTTCGAAAGGATGGGGTCTGAGGGTGTTGTGGTTGATAAGTTTCTTGCTGCTAGTATGTTGTCAGCTTGTACGCAACTTGGAGCGTTGAAGCAAGGTGAGTGGATAGTTGAACATGTCAAGAAGAGTGGGATTGATCTGGACTCGAAATTGGGTGCTACGATTATTGATATGTATTGCAAATGTGGCTGCTTGGATAAGGCTATTGAGTTCTTTAAAGGGTTGCCAAGAAAAGGAATATCGTCGTGGAATTGTATGATTGGAGGGTTGGCGATGCACGGAAAAGGTGAGGCTGCCATTGAGGTTTTGAAGGAGATGGAGAGTGAGAGGGTAGCTCCAGACTACATTACGTTTGTGAATCTACTTAGTGCTTGTGCTCATTCAGGGTTggttgaagaaggaaaacaCTATTTTCGTTACATGAAAGAAGTGTATGGCATTGAACCTGGCATGGAGCATTATGGATGTTTAGTTGATTTGCTCGGAAGAGCTGGATTACTGGTAGAAGCAAGAAGGGTCATAAACGAGATGCCTATGAGTCCTGATGTAGGTGTATTGGGTGCTCTTCTTGGCGCATGTAGGATTCACAAGAACATAGAGCTCGGAGAAAAGATAGGGAAACAAGTGATCGAATTAGAACCTCAGAACAGTGGTCGATACGTGTTGTTAGCTAACTTATATGCTTATGCAGGTAGATGGGAAGATGTTGCCCGTATAAGAAAGTTGATGAATGACAGGGGAGTGAAAAAGGTCCCTGGCTTCTCCATCGTTGAATTAGAAGGTGTTGTGAACGAGTTCATTGCAGGAGGAAGAACTCATCCTCAAGCCAAAGAGATATATGCAAAAGTAAACGAAATGCTGGACCGTATAAAATCTGCAGGCTATTTTCCAGATTCAGATGGAATGCAACATGATATTGATGAGGAAGAAACAGAGAATCCTTTGAACTATCATAGTGAGAAACTAGCTATTGCTTTCGGGTTATTGAAGAGTAAACCTGGGGAAATTCTTCGAATCACAAAGAATTTACGCGTTTGTAAGGACTGTCATCAAGCAAGTAAGTTCATCTCAAAGGTTTATGATCGCGAAATCATCGTTAGAGATAGGAACAGGTTTCATCACTTTAAAGGTGGAGAATGTTCTTGTAAAGACTACTGGTAA
- the LOC125862755 gene encoding zinc finger protein CONSTANS-LIKE 4-like, with protein MGTENWSLTAKLCDSCKTTPATVFCRADSAFLCLGCDCKIHAANKLASRHARVWVCEVCEQAPAIVTCKADAAALCVTCDRDIHSANPLARRHERFPVVPFYDSAVAKSDGGGDADADADAADDEKYFDSTSENPSQPEEEAEAASWILPTPKEGADQYKSADYLFNDMDSYLDIDLMSCEQKPHIIHHQQHQHGHYSSDGVVPVQNNNNQTSTHLPGPVVDGFPTYEIDFTGSKPYMYNFTSQSISQSVSSSSLDVGVVPDHSAMTDVSNTFVMNSSAGTGTGTEAVPNAVSGLDREARVMRYREKRKNRKFEKTIRYASRKAYAETRPRIKGRFAKRTEIEIDSLIAADASYGVVPSF; from the exons ATGGGAACGGAGAATTGGAGTTTGACGGCGAAGCTATGTGACTCATGCAAAACGACGCCGGCGACGGTGTTCTGCCGGGCAGATTCAGCGTTTCTCTGTTTAGGATGCGACTGCAAAATCCACGCAGCGAACAAGCTAGCGTCTAGGCACGCGCGTGTCTGGGTTTGTGAAGTGTGTGAGCAAGCTCCGGCGATTGTCACGTGTAAGGCGGACGCTGCTGCTCTCTGCGTTACGTGTGACCGTGATATTCATTCTGCAAATCCGTTAGCTCGTCGGCATGAGCGGTTTCCGGTAGTTCCGTTCTATGACTCCGCCGTCGCGAAATCTGACGGCGGTGGTGATGCCGATGCTGATGCTGATGCTGCTGATGATGAGAAGTACTTTGATAGTACTAGTGAAAATCCTTCTCAACCGGAGGAAGAAGCCGAAGCAGCGTCGTGGATACTTCCGACACCGAAAGAAGGAGCTGATCAGTATAAATCTGCTGATTACTTGTTTAATGATATGGATTCGTATTTAGATATAGATCTAATGTCATGTGAGCAAAAACCGCATATTATTCATCATCAACAGCATCAACACGGCCATTACAGCTCCGACGGAGTTGTGCCGGTACagaacaacaacaaccaaaCGAGTACTCATTTACCAGGTCCAGTCGTTGATGGATTTCCTACCTACGAAATCGATTTTACTGGATCTAAACCTTACATGTACAATTTCACCTCTCAATCCATTAGCCAAAGT GTTTCATCATCATCTCTTGACGTCGGAGTTGTACCGGACCACAGTGCGATGACGGATGTATCAAACACCTTTGTGATGAACTCATCTGCCGGCACCGGCACCGGCACCGAGGCTGTACCGAATGCAGTTTCCGGTTTAGACAGAGAAGCAAGGGTAATGAGGTACAGAGAGAAGAGGAAGAATAGAAAGTTCGAGAAGACGATTCGATATGCTTCTAGAAAAGCTTATGCTGAGACTCGACCCAGAATCAAAGGGAGATTCGCTAAACGTACTGAAATTGAAATCGATTCACTCATCGCCGCCGATGCTTCATACGGCGTCGTTCCGtcgttttaa